One genomic region from Stackebrandtia nassauensis DSM 44728 encodes:
- a CDS encoding SHOCT domain-containing protein, with product MMYWDNDMGPAAWVFMTLNHLVVWALLVGAIWLAVRAVRHYVSHGGGVTHPERVLAERFAKGEIDEAEYRERLDVLRGHARS from the coding sequence ATGATGTACTGGGACAACGACATGGGCCCGGCCGCCTGGGTGTTCATGACCCTCAACCATCTGGTGGTGTGGGCGCTGCTGGTGGGCGCGATCTGGCTGGCCGTGCGCGCGGTGCGCCATTACGTGTCGCACGGCGGCGGAGTCACGCACCCCGAGCGGGTGCTTGCGGAGCGGTTCGCCAAGGGCGAGATCGACGAGGCCGAGTACCGCGAACGTCTGGACGTGTTGCGTGGCCACGCGAGGTCGTGA